The following proteins are encoded in a genomic region of Micrococcaceae bacterium Sec5.8:
- a CDS encoding amidohydrolase family protein, whose product MSSIIEFSGPVLIGPDQERRGLWAVDGALTFQRPHQAPDHVFDGWVIPGLVDAHCHIGLGPEGDVPGEVAEQQAETDRNAGTLLVRDAGAVHDTRWVQQRKDLPRLIRSGRHIARTRRYLRGFAVEVEPADLVEAVRKQARDGDGWVKLVGDWIDRDAGDLAASFPAAVLRDAISAAHDEGARVTAHCFAEDTLDDMLDAGIDCIEHATGLLPRHMPRFVDQGVPIVPTLINIATFPDIAAQAGAKFPRYAAHMLSLWERRAERVLEAFDAGVTIYAGTDAGSVIRHGRIVDELQALHAAGLPAAAALNAGAWAAREWLGAQAIAEGAGADVLVCAEDPRRNLATLQALKHIVLRGEPVF is encoded by the coding sequence ATGAGCAGCATCATCGAATTCAGCGGCCCCGTTCTCATCGGCCCGGACCAGGAGCGCCGCGGCCTGTGGGCCGTGGACGGTGCTTTGACGTTCCAGCGCCCCCACCAGGCGCCGGACCACGTCTTCGACGGGTGGGTCATCCCGGGGCTGGTCGATGCGCACTGCCACATCGGCCTCGGTCCCGAGGGGGATGTTCCCGGAGAGGTCGCAGAGCAGCAGGCCGAGACTGACCGGAACGCCGGCACGCTGCTGGTCCGCGACGCCGGTGCTGTCCACGACACCCGCTGGGTCCAGCAGCGGAAGGACCTGCCGCGCCTCATCCGCTCCGGCCGGCACATTGCCCGGACGCGGCGGTACCTGCGCGGTTTCGCCGTCGAGGTCGAACCGGCGGACCTGGTTGAAGCGGTGCGCAAGCAGGCGCGCGACGGCGACGGCTGGGTCAAGCTCGTGGGGGACTGGATCGACCGTGACGCCGGTGACCTCGCCGCCTCTTTCCCGGCCGCAGTGCTGCGGGACGCCATCAGCGCCGCCCACGACGAGGGCGCTCGGGTTACGGCACACTGCTTCGCCGAAGACACGCTCGATGACATGCTCGACGCCGGCATCGACTGCATCGAGCACGCGACCGGACTTCTCCCGCGGCATATGCCGCGTTTCGTCGATCAAGGCGTGCCGATTGTTCCCACGCTGATCAACATCGCCACTTTCCCTGACATTGCTGCCCAGGCAGGAGCAAAGTTCCCCCGGTACGCCGCGCACATGCTGTCACTCTGGGAGCGCCGGGCGGAACGGGTCCTGGAAGCGTTCGACGCCGGCGTGACGATCTATGCCGGAACCGACGCCGGCAGTGTCATCCGGCATGGCCGCATCGTCGATGAGCTGCAGGCGCTGCACGCGGCCGGGCTCCCCGCCGCAGCTGCCCTCAACGCCGGCGCCTGGGCTGCCCGGGAGTGGCTGGGGGCCCAGGCGATCGCCGAAGGCGCCGGCGCAGACGTCCTGGTCTGCGCCGAGGACCCGCGCAGAAACCTGGCCACCCTGCAGGCCCTGAAGCACATCGTGCTGCGCGGAGAGCCGGTGTTTTAG
- the ffh gene encoding signal recognition particle protein → MFNSLSDRLTATFKNLRGKGRLTEADVDATVREIRRALLDADVAVPVVREFTARVRERALGAEVSAALNPGQQIVKIVNEELVEILGGETRRIRLAKTGPTIIMLAGLQGAGKTTLAGKLSKYLKAQGHSPMLVACDLQRPNAVTQLQVVGKRAGVPVYAPHPGATSTELDHPAGDPVAVARAGVEEAKRTLHDVVIVDTAGRTGVDAEMMEQARQIRRAIVPNEVLFVVDAMIGQDAVNTAMAFDEGVNFTGIVLSKLDGDARGGAALSVSSITGKPVMFASTGEGLDDFELFHPDRMASRILDLGDVLTLIEQAEKSWDKDEAARMAQKFADQEDFTLDDFLAQMQQIRNMGSMKKMLMMMPGAQNIRQQLEQFDEREIDRVEAIVRSMTPHERVAPKIINGSRRARIARGSGVHVSEVNGLLERFAQAQKMMKKMAAGGGMPGMPGMPGMGGGSRKNAKSAPKKKARSGNPAKAAQELKDAQARRAEGAKALPTGAAFGQQGADFDPSQLNLPKGFDKFLGGGK, encoded by the coding sequence GTGTTCAATTCACTCTCTGACCGGTTGACAGCAACCTTCAAGAATCTCCGTGGCAAGGGCCGCCTGACCGAGGCGGACGTTGACGCCACGGTCCGCGAAATCCGGCGGGCCCTTCTGGACGCCGACGTCGCCGTCCCCGTTGTCCGCGAATTCACCGCGCGGGTGCGCGAGCGTGCCCTCGGCGCCGAGGTCTCGGCCGCGCTGAACCCGGGCCAGCAGATCGTGAAAATCGTCAACGAGGAACTCGTGGAGATCCTCGGCGGTGAAACCCGCCGGATCCGGCTCGCGAAGACCGGCCCCACCATCATCATGCTCGCCGGCCTCCAGGGTGCCGGTAAGACCACGCTGGCCGGCAAGCTTTCCAAGTACCTTAAGGCCCAGGGCCACAGCCCCATGCTGGTGGCCTGCGACCTGCAGCGCCCCAACGCCGTCACCCAGCTTCAGGTGGTGGGCAAGCGCGCCGGGGTGCCCGTCTACGCCCCGCACCCGGGCGCCACCTCCACCGAACTGGACCACCCCGCCGGTGACCCGGTCGCCGTCGCCCGCGCCGGCGTCGAGGAAGCCAAGCGCACCCTGCACGACGTCGTGATCGTGGACACCGCCGGCCGCACCGGCGTTGACGCCGAGATGATGGAGCAGGCGCGCCAGATCCGCCGCGCCATCGTCCCGAACGAGGTGCTCTTCGTGGTGGACGCCATGATCGGCCAGGACGCCGTGAACACGGCCATGGCCTTCGATGAAGGCGTCAACTTCACCGGCATCGTGCTCTCCAAGCTCGACGGCGACGCCCGCGGCGGTGCCGCACTTTCGGTCTCCTCCATCACCGGCAAGCCCGTGATGTTCGCGTCCACCGGCGAAGGCCTGGACGATTTCGAGCTCTTCCACCCGGACCGCATGGCCTCGCGCATCCTCGATCTCGGTGACGTGCTCACCCTGATCGAACAGGCGGAGAAGTCCTGGGACAAGGACGAAGCCGCCCGGATGGCGCAGAAGTTCGCCGACCAGGAAGATTTCACCCTGGACGACTTCCTCGCCCAGATGCAGCAGATCCGCAACATGGGCTCCATGAAGAAAATGCTCATGATGATGCCCGGAGCGCAGAACATCCGGCAGCAGCTCGAGCAGTTCGACGAGCGCGAGATTGACCGCGTCGAGGCGATCGTGCGTTCCATGACCCCGCACGAACGCGTCGCCCCCAAGATCATCAACGGCTCCCGCCGGGCCCGGATCGCCCGCGGTTCCGGTGTGCACGTCTCCGAGGTCAACGGCCTGCTGGAGCGGTTTGCCCAGGCCCAGAAGATGATGAAGAAGATGGCCGCCGGCGGCGGCATGCCCGGCATGCCGGGGATGCCGGGGATGGGCGGCGGCTCCCGCAAGAACGCCAAGAGCGCGCCCAAGAAGAAGGCCCGCTCCGGCAACCCCGCCAAGGCTGCCCAGGAACTCAAGGACGCCCAGGCCCGCCGGGCCGAGGGCGCCAAGGCTCTTCCGACCGGCGCCGCCTTCGGCCAGCAGGGCGCCGACTTCGATCCCTCCCAGCTGAATCTGCCCAAGGGCTTTGACAAGTTCCTCGGCGGCGGCAAATAG
- a CDS encoding alpha/beta hydrolase — translation MFKQRVVFVHGAGSFGAAAWPKQHGLALRYDALFLRRHGYDPVAEPLETNFTVDAGVVLSALAGEARGVAGGHVVAHSHGAIAAMMAAVERPDLVHSLTLVEPACLSLTAELPATAAHRALMQPLFDVRRHLSDEDFHREFVRRISAAQTPAQATMGAPSPEDQREARRLRLQAPAWEAPLQIVPGVPTLVLTGGWEPLYEEIAEYLRETGAVHRTAPGGHRPQDSAEGDRLIREFIADVGRHQHAQAS, via the coding sequence ATGTTCAAGCAGCGCGTAGTTTTCGTCCACGGGGCCGGCAGTTTCGGTGCTGCCGCGTGGCCGAAACAACACGGCCTGGCGCTGCGCTATGACGCCTTGTTCCTCCGCCGCCACGGGTACGACCCCGTTGCCGAGCCGCTGGAAACGAACTTCACCGTCGACGCCGGCGTCGTGCTCAGCGCCCTGGCCGGCGAGGCCCGCGGGGTGGCCGGGGGCCACGTGGTGGCTCACTCCCACGGGGCCATCGCGGCGATGATGGCCGCCGTCGAACGTCCTGATTTGGTGCACTCGCTGACGCTCGTGGAACCGGCCTGCCTCTCGCTTACCGCCGAACTGCCCGCGACGGCGGCCCACCGGGCCCTGATGCAGCCACTCTTCGACGTCCGCCGCCACCTCAGCGATGAAGACTTTCACCGCGAATTCGTCCGCCGGATCTCCGCGGCCCAGACCCCCGCCCAGGCAACGATGGGCGCTCCCAGTCCAGAGGACCAGCGCGAGGCACGCCGCCTGCGGCTACAGGCTCCGGCCTGGGAGGCTCCGCTGCAAATTGTCCCGGGCGTCCCCACACTGGTCCTGACCGGCGGCTGGGAACCGCTCTACGAGGAAATCGCGGAGTACCTGCGCGAGACCGGCGCCGTGCACCGCACAGCACCGGGCGGGCACCGGCCCCAGGATTCCGCCGAAGGGGACCGGCTCATCCGGGAGTTCATTGCCGACGTCGGCCGGCACCAGCACGCCCAGGCCTCCTAA